From a single Planctellipticum variicoloris genomic region:
- a CDS encoding DUF1501 domain-containing protein, whose amino-acid sequence MTDPDPLAIDIARRAFLSRSAGLGLGAIALNSLLSQAQAETTSPWQFAPRARRVIFLTQSGGPSQLELYDHKPGLEEWAGIELPDSVRMGQRLTGMTANQKQLVMPSRTKFSRWGESGATVSEWLPHIGSVADNLCFIKSMRTDQINHAPAMTKFLTGHQLAGRPSVGGWVSYGLGTENQNFPDFIVLISRMQRPSDQPLYDHYWGSGFLPSSFQGVKLRNSRDPVLYLRDPDGLPRSLRRNMLDGLGELNQHHLETAGDPEITTRIRQYEMAYRMQTSIPELTDLSDESEETFELYGPDSRRAGSYAANCILARRLVERGVRFIQLFHPDWDHHSRLPSWCTARCRDTDQASAALVQDLKRRGLLDDTLVVWGGEFGRGVAGQGDWKSPEAGRDHHPRCFTVWLAGGGVKPGITWGKTDDFSYNVAENPVEVHDLHATILHLLGLDHARFTYRFQGLDFRLTGVEEHSPVHEILA is encoded by the coding sequence ATGACGGATCCCGATCCCCTTGCCATCGACATCGCCCGACGGGCCTTCCTCAGCCGCTCCGCCGGCCTGGGCCTCGGCGCCATCGCCCTCAACTCGCTCCTCTCGCAGGCTCAGGCGGAAACGACGTCGCCGTGGCAGTTCGCCCCGCGCGCCCGCCGGGTGATCTTCCTCACGCAATCGGGCGGTCCCTCGCAGCTCGAACTGTACGACCACAAGCCGGGGCTCGAAGAGTGGGCGGGGATCGAGCTCCCCGATTCGGTCCGGATGGGACAGCGGTTGACCGGGATGACGGCCAACCAGAAGCAGCTCGTCATGCCGTCGCGCACAAAATTCTCCCGCTGGGGGGAGAGCGGGGCGACGGTCAGCGAGTGGCTGCCCCACATCGGTTCGGTCGCCGACAACCTCTGCTTCATCAAGTCGATGCGGACCGACCAGATCAACCACGCCCCCGCCATGACCAAGTTTCTCACCGGGCATCAGCTCGCCGGCCGGCCGAGCGTCGGCGGCTGGGTCAGCTATGGCCTCGGCACCGAGAATCAGAACTTTCCGGACTTCATCGTTTTGATCTCGCGGATGCAGCGGCCCAGCGACCAGCCCCTCTACGACCATTACTGGGGGAGCGGGTTCCTCCCCTCCAGCTTCCAGGGAGTCAAGCTCCGCAACTCGCGCGATCCGGTCCTGTATCTCCGCGACCCCGACGGCCTGCCGCGATCGCTCCGCAGGAATATGCTCGACGGATTGGGGGAACTCAACCAGCATCATCTGGAGACCGCCGGCGATCCCGAGATCACCACCCGCATCCGGCAATACGAGATGGCCTATCGGATGCAGACCAGCATCCCCGAACTGACCGATCTCAGCGACGAGTCGGAAGAGACCTTCGAACTCTACGGCCCCGATTCCCGCCGGGCGGGGAGCTACGCCGCCAACTGTATCCTGGCCCGCCGGCTGGTGGAGCGCGGCGTGCGGTTTATCCAGCTCTTTCATCCCGACTGGGACCACCACAGCCGGCTGCCGTCGTGGTGCACGGCCCGCTGCCGCGACACCGACCAGGCCTCAGCCGCCCTGGTGCAGGATCTCAAACGCCGGGGACTGCTCGATGACACGCTGGTCGTCTGGGGGGGCGAGTTCGGCCGGGGGGTCGCCGGTCAGGGAGACTGGAAGAGCCCGGAGGCGGGCCGGGACCACCACCCGCGCTGCTTCACGGTCTGGCTGGCCGGCGGCGGCGTGAAGCCGGGGATCACGTGGGGGAAGACGGACGACTTCAGCTACAACGTGGCGGAGAACCCGGTGGAAGTGCACGACCTGCACGCCACCATCCTGCACCTCCTCGGCCTCGACCACGCCCGCTTCACCTACCGCTTCCAGGGCCTGGATTTCCGGCTGACAGGCGTGGAAGAGCACAGCCCCGTGCACGAGATTCTGGCGTAG
- a CDS encoding PSD1 and planctomycete cytochrome C domain-containing protein, whose product MLRAWLILVLFCSPAVAVRADEPLSFSRDIQPILSDNCFGCHGPDEHSRKGDLRLDTRDGALAALAPGKPGESELLNRITSTDPDLVMPPAKSKKPLTAEQIDKLRRWIAAEAPWGKHWSFEVPIRPNVPKLAEHPVDAFVRARLAKEGLSPSPRATKEKLLRRLSFDLTGLPPSPEEVAAFVADGSPEAWERQVDRLLASEHFGERMAMWWLDAARYADTDGFQGDATRTNWPWRDWVVDAFNRNQPFDQFTIEQFAGDLLPDATPEQQLATTFHRHHMTNGEGGRDPEESRIDYVIDRVSTTGTVWLGLTLGCCQCHSHKFDPVSQAEFYSLFAFFNSIDEDGKASTAAKPYLAYQSPRAQRAVSEAQWLVDERSPREAAAKLAAEAPFAEWLQQRATESQGGRQSWSVLKASLLETSEGTRLQQTDDGSVLADGPNPIQDDYRFVTTPKLPRITGLRLEVLPDPAFTERGYSRGKTGHFILTDVKLQVRRRSSSQIRDILLANAVADVQGDPKKLEGYGEVRHVLDDDPRNGWTTQGEEGFHPHTAVFALAEPLVLAEDEEVVFELRQRSTRGDANIGRFRLSACSEAGPAVRSVEATPLEQLAAALKVEADLSKLDEKLRQRLFDEFLSDHEPYLVERASLERAQAQLKEVQQAAGKINVMVLSERKEPRETHVLVRGVWDKKGEVVEQGVPAAIAPWPTDEPRTRLGLAKWLVARDNPLTARVVVNQLWQLAFGAGLVRTPEDFGLQGEAPTHPELLDWLAVEFLESGWNVKHVLKLIVTSETYRQQSDVSQALLARDPENRLLARGARFRLPAWMIRDAGLKASGLLNPAIGGPSVRPWQPDGVWEEMFMGRFHYEPSEGAAQYRRTLYAFWRRAVGPTFLFDSAQRRVCEVRTNRTNTPLQALTLLNDVNSLEAARALADRAQTIAVTSERLRDLFRRILSRSPDDRELQVLIREHERALAYYREHPADAVKLLAVGQAELVAAGAAPAAAAAMVAASLILNLDETITHE is encoded by the coding sequence GTGTTGCGAGCCTGGCTGATCCTCGTTTTGTTCTGCAGCCCCGCCGTCGCCGTCCGCGCTGACGAACCGCTCTCGTTCAGCCGGGACATTCAGCCGATTCTCTCCGACAACTGCTTCGGCTGTCACGGCCCCGACGAGCACTCCCGCAAGGGAGACCTGCGGCTCGACACCCGCGACGGGGCGCTCGCCGCCCTCGCTCCCGGCAAACCGGGTGAGAGCGAACTGCTGAACCGGATCACGTCGACCGACCCCGACCTCGTGATGCCGCCGGCGAAGTCGAAGAAGCCGCTGACCGCGGAGCAGATCGACAAGCTCCGCCGCTGGATTGCGGCCGAGGCGCCGTGGGGCAAGCACTGGTCATTTGAAGTTCCCATTCGGCCGAACGTGCCGAAACTGGCCGAGCATCCGGTCGATGCGTTCGTCCGAGCGCGTCTGGCAAAGGAAGGATTGTCGCCTTCGCCACGGGCGACGAAGGAGAAACTGCTCCGCCGGCTGTCGTTCGACCTGACGGGCCTGCCGCCGTCACCCGAAGAGGTCGCGGCGTTCGTGGCCGATGGCTCACCCGAAGCCTGGGAACGTCAGGTTGACCGGCTGCTGGCCAGCGAGCACTTCGGCGAGCGGATGGCGATGTGGTGGCTGGATGCCGCCCGGTATGCGGATACAGACGGCTTCCAGGGAGACGCGACGCGGACCAACTGGCCCTGGCGGGACTGGGTCGTCGACGCGTTCAATCGCAATCAGCCGTTCGACCAGTTCACAATCGAGCAGTTCGCCGGGGACCTGCTCCCCGACGCCACCCCCGAGCAGCAGCTCGCCACCACCTTCCACCGGCATCACATGACCAATGGGGAAGGTGGCCGCGATCCCGAGGAATCGCGGATCGATTACGTCATCGACCGGGTCAGCACCACCGGCACGGTCTGGCTGGGACTGACGCTCGGCTGCTGCCAGTGCCACTCGCACAAGTTCGATCCCGTCTCGCAGGCCGAGTTCTACAGTCTGTTTGCCTTCTTCAACAGCATCGACGAAGACGGCAAGGCGAGCACCGCCGCCAAGCCGTACCTGGCCTATCAGTCTCCACGGGCCCAGCGAGCGGTGTCGGAAGCCCAGTGGCTCGTCGACGAGCGTTCGCCGCGCGAAGCGGCGGCCAAACTGGCGGCGGAAGCTCCATTTGCCGAATGGCTGCAACAGCGAGCCACGGAGTCACAAGGCGGGCGCCAGTCATGGTCCGTGCTGAAAGCATCGCTCCTCGAAACTTCCGAAGGAACCCGCCTCCAGCAGACTGACGATGGCTCCGTGCTGGCCGACGGACCGAACCCGATCCAGGACGACTATCGCTTCGTGACGACGCCGAAGCTGCCGCGGATCACGGGCCTGCGGCTGGAGGTGCTGCCCGATCCCGCCTTCACCGAGAGGGGCTACTCCCGCGGCAAGACCGGCCACTTCATCCTGACCGACGTCAAACTCCAGGTCCGTCGCCGGAGCAGTTCCCAGATCCGCGACATTCTGCTGGCCAATGCGGTCGCCGATGTGCAGGGAGATCCGAAGAAGCTCGAAGGCTATGGCGAAGTCCGGCACGTCCTCGACGACGACCCCCGCAATGGCTGGACGACGCAGGGCGAGGAAGGGTTTCATCCGCACACCGCCGTCTTCGCATTGGCCGAACCGCTGGTCCTCGCAGAGGACGAAGAGGTGGTGTTCGAACTGCGCCAGCGCTCCACGCGCGGCGACGCCAACATCGGCCGATTCCGCCTGTCCGCCTGCAGCGAAGCCGGCCCGGCCGTGCGAAGTGTCGAAGCCACGCCGCTCGAACAACTCGCCGCCGCATTGAAGGTGGAAGCGGATCTCAGCAAGCTCGACGAGAAGCTGCGTCAGCGGCTGTTCGACGAGTTTCTTTCCGACCACGAACCTTACCTTGTCGAACGGGCTTCCCTGGAGCGGGCGCAGGCGCAACTGAAAGAAGTCCAGCAGGCGGCGGGCAAGATCAACGTCATGGTCTTGAGCGAGCGCAAAGAGCCGCGCGAAACGCACGTCCTCGTCCGCGGCGTCTGGGACAAGAAGGGTGAAGTCGTCGAGCAGGGCGTCCCCGCGGCGATCGCTCCCTGGCCGACCGACGAGCCCCGCACTCGCCTGGGACTGGCGAAGTGGCTCGTCGCCCGCGACAACCCGCTGACTGCGCGGGTCGTCGTCAATCAGCTCTGGCAGCTCGCCTTCGGCGCGGGGCTGGTCCGGACGCCCGAAGACTTCGGCCTGCAGGGGGAAGCCCCGACGCATCCCGAACTGCTCGACTGGCTCGCGGTCGAATTCCTGGAGAGCGGCTGGAACGTCAAGCACGTGCTGAAGCTGATCGTCACCAGCGAAACGTACCGGCAGCAGTCCGACGTCTCCCAGGCCCTGCTCGCCCGTGATCCGGAGAACCGACTGCTCGCCCGCGGAGCGCGCTTCCGGCTGCCGGCCTGGATGATCCGCGACGCCGGGCTGAAGGCGTCGGGGCTGCTCAACCCGGCAATTGGCGGCCCCTCCGTCCGGCCCTGGCAGCCCGATGGCGTCTGGGAGGAGATGTTCATGGGCCGGTTCCATTACGAACCGAGCGAAGGAGCGGCCCAGTACCGCCGGACGCTGTACGCCTTCTGGCGGCGGGCCGTCGGACCGACGTTCCTGTTCGACTCCGCCCAGCGCCGCGTCTGCGAAGTCCGCACCAATCGCACCAATACTCCGCTGCAGGCCCTCACGCTGCTCAACGACGTCAATTCCCTCGAAGCCGCCCGCGCTCTGGCTGATCGCGCGCAGACAATCGCTGTCACCAGCGAACGTCTGCGGGACCTCTTCCGACGCATCCTGTCGCGCTCGCCGGATGACCGCGAACTGCAAGTTCTCATTCGCGAACATGAGAGAGCCCTCGCCTACTACCGCGAACATCCCGCCGACGCGGTCAAACTGCTGGCCGTCGGCCAGGCCGAACTCGTGGCAGCGGGCGCAGCCCCCGCAGCGGCTGCGGCGATGGTCGCAGCCAGCCTGATCCTGAATCTCGACGAAACCATCACGCACGAGTGA
- a CDS encoding DUF1501 domain-containing protein, which produces MTEFELDPALPESVARRRFLQQLMLGSAAALMANEPRRLLAAPNGDVIIQPKAKADSCILLWMGGGMAAPDTFDPKKYVPFEPGVPVAKVESTFPAIDTVVDHIKITQGLEHIAQIMDRGTLVRSHVLPDLGSILHSRHQYHWHTGYVPPQTVACPHIGAWMARVLGPLNPVIPPFINIGQRLEGVGEQEELKAFTTAGFFGSEFGPMNLPYPEEAAASVRPPKGMQPGRFGDRYKLYRQLIDQTPQREYLSDYQQESLVRSMENAHRLLSSKERAAFDISLEPKESYDKYDTGRFGRGCLLARRLVENGARYVEVTTEYVPFLHWDTHANGHTTLKRMKEEIDRPIAQLILDLESRGLLDRTLVILASEFSRDMIMEGRPGSNANDQATEKVDVLQELKHYGQHRHFTGGASIMLWGGGVKKGHLYGESAPERPFLAVKDPLTVTDLHASIFTAMGISPKTVFDVEKRPFYATEDGLGQPAMGLFA; this is translated from the coding sequence ATGACCGAATTCGAACTCGATCCCGCGCTCCCCGAATCCGTCGCCCGCCGCCGGTTCCTGCAGCAGCTCATGCTGGGGAGCGCCGCGGCGCTGATGGCCAATGAGCCCCGGCGGCTGCTGGCCGCCCCCAATGGCGACGTGATCATCCAGCCCAAGGCGAAGGCCGACTCCTGCATCCTGCTCTGGATGGGGGGCGGGATGGCGGCGCCGGATACGTTCGACCCCAAGAAGTACGTCCCCTTCGAGCCGGGCGTCCCCGTGGCGAAGGTCGAGAGCACCTTCCCGGCGATCGACACCGTCGTCGATCACATCAAGATCACGCAGGGGCTGGAGCACATCGCACAGATCATGGACCGGGGAACGCTGGTCCGCTCGCACGTGCTGCCCGACCTGGGGAGCATCCTGCATTCCCGGCACCAGTATCACTGGCACACCGGGTACGTCCCGCCGCAAACCGTCGCCTGCCCGCACATCGGCGCGTGGATGGCTCGGGTGCTGGGACCGCTCAATCCGGTCATCCCGCCGTTCATCAACATCGGCCAGCGGCTCGAAGGGGTCGGCGAACAGGAAGAACTGAAGGCCTTCACGACCGCCGGCTTCTTCGGCAGTGAATTCGGCCCGATGAACCTGCCCTACCCCGAAGAGGCTGCAGCGTCGGTCCGCCCGCCGAAGGGCATGCAGCCCGGACGCTTCGGCGACCGCTACAAGCTCTATCGCCAGTTGATCGACCAGACCCCGCAGCGGGAGTACCTCAGCGATTACCAGCAGGAGTCGCTGGTCCGCTCGATGGAAAATGCCCATCGCCTGCTCAGCTCGAAGGAGCGGGCGGCGTTTGATATCTCGCTGGAGCCGAAGGAGAGCTACGACAAGTACGACACCGGCCGCTTCGGCCGGGGCTGCCTGCTGGCCCGCCGCCTGGTGGAAAACGGCGCCCGCTACGTCGAGGTGACGACCGAGTACGTCCCGTTCCTGCACTGGGATACCCATGCCAACGGGCACACGACGCTCAAGCGGATGAAAGAAGAAATCGACCGGCCGATCGCCCAGCTCATCCTCGACCTGGAGTCCCGCGGGCTGCTCGACCGGACGCTGGTCATCCTGGCCAGCGAGTTCAGCCGGGACATGATCATGGAAGGCCGGCCCGGCTCCAACGCCAACGATCAGGCGACGGAGAAAGTCGACGTGCTGCAGGAGCTGAAACACTACGGCCAGCACCGGCACTTCACCGGGGGCGCGTCAATCATGCTCTGGGGGGGCGGCGTGAAGAAGGGGCATCTGTACGGCGAATCGGCCCCCGAGCGACCCTTCCTGGCCGTCAAAGATCCGCTGACGGTCACTGACTTGCACGCGTCCATCTTCACGGCGATGGGGATCAGCCCGAAGACGGTGTTCGACGTCGAAAAGCGGCCGTTCTATGCGACGGAAGACGGACTGGGGCAACCGGCGATGGGATTGTTTGCGTAG
- a CDS encoding DUF1549 domain-containing protein — translation MRHWVAPILFLLSAVPAAGKDIDFAHEVVPVLREYCGKCHTGDQKKGGLSFNTRESSLVGGESGPALTANRSAASELVLRVLATDDSRMPPEGPRVPAAKIEILKRWIDEGATWEQGFSFGERPYEPQLKPRRPELPPVVDGRANPVDRIIDAYLAEKKRPRPQPIDDATFARRAWLDLIGLLPTPENLQAFLDDPSPDKRTRLVRELLARDVDYAEHWLTFWNDLLRNDYTGTGFITGGRKQISKWLYLALVTNKPYDQFARELIAPTPENSGYIDGIRWRGDVSAGQTVEIQFAQSVGQSFLGINLKCASCHDSFIDRWTLEESFGLAAIYSTRPLEIHRCDKPVGKTAQAAWLFPELGQVNAAAPQPERLQQLAALMTHPENGRFQRTIVNRLWHRLMGRGIVHPVDAMQSPPWNADLLDELAAQLVDHGFDLKEVLALIATSQAYQSQTQVVAEGIDDHGYVYAGPRAKRLTAEQFMDTVWQLTGAAPTRYDAPVLRGKPDPAAENTAPTGKWIWSRAEAGDAPAGETIAFRKKFDLPAAPTFGLAVATCDNSYTLFVNGQRAGAGENWEAPDAILLTPHLKAGPNEFLIVAKNGGASPNPAGLFCEARLKLADGSPVTIATANDWEWTATQPERNGRYKSEPTDWQPAAPVAHPEVWANRLQETLAATLSQGSTSAGLMVRASLVKSDFLMRSLGRPNRDQIVSVRPEQLTTLEAMDLSNGQVLAEALHRGAGNILARNPTTPADCVRDLYRFALSRNPTPDESSALQAALGNPLTEAGLEDVLWAIVMLPEFQLVR, via the coding sequence ATGCGCCACTGGGTTGCCCCGATTCTGTTCCTCCTGTCCGCCGTTCCCGCCGCCGGGAAGGATATCGACTTTGCGCACGAAGTCGTACCCGTCCTGCGGGAGTATTGCGGCAAGTGTCACACCGGGGATCAGAAAAAGGGGGGGCTGTCGTTTAACACCCGCGAATCATCCCTGGTCGGGGGAGAATCCGGCCCCGCGCTGACCGCGAACCGGAGCGCGGCAAGCGAGCTGGTGCTGCGAGTCCTCGCGACGGACGATTCCCGCATGCCGCCGGAGGGACCGCGCGTCCCCGCCGCGAAGATTGAGATCCTGAAACGCTGGATCGACGAAGGAGCAACGTGGGAGCAGGGCTTCAGCTTCGGCGAGCGGCCCTACGAGCCGCAGCTGAAGCCCCGCCGGCCCGAGCTGCCGCCGGTCGTCGACGGACGGGCCAATCCGGTCGATCGGATCATCGACGCGTATCTGGCGGAGAAGAAACGCCCCCGCCCGCAACCGATCGACGACGCCACCTTCGCCCGCCGGGCCTGGCTGGATCTGATCGGCCTCCTTCCGACGCCCGAAAACCTCCAGGCCTTCCTCGACGATCCCTCGCCCGACAAGCGGACGCGACTGGTCCGCGAACTGCTCGCCCGCGACGTCGACTACGCCGAGCACTGGCTGACCTTCTGGAACGACCTGCTCCGGAACGACTACACCGGCACAGGATTTATCACCGGCGGCCGGAAGCAGATCTCGAAGTGGCTCTACCTGGCCCTGGTCACGAACAAACCGTACGACCAGTTCGCCCGCGAACTGATTGCGCCGACGCCGGAGAACTCCGGGTACATCGACGGCATCCGCTGGCGCGGCGACGTCAGCGCGGGACAGACCGTCGAAATCCAGTTCGCGCAGAGCGTCGGACAGTCGTTCCTGGGGATCAACCTCAAGTGCGCCTCCTGCCACGACAGCTTCATCGACCGCTGGACGCTCGAAGAGTCGTTCGGCCTGGCCGCGATCTACTCGACCCGGCCGCTGGAGATTCACCGCTGCGACAAGCCAGTCGGCAAAACCGCTCAGGCGGCGTGGCTCTTTCCGGAACTGGGCCAGGTCAACGCCGCAGCGCCGCAGCCCGAACGGCTGCAGCAGCTCGCGGCCCTGATGACTCATCCCGAGAATGGCCGGTTCCAGCGGACCATCGTCAACCGCCTGTGGCACCGTCTGATGGGCCGGGGGATCGTACATCCGGTGGACGCGATGCAGTCGCCCCCCTGGAACGCCGATCTCCTCGACGAACTGGCCGCCCAACTGGTCGATCATGGATTCGACCTGAAAGAGGTCCTCGCCCTGATCGCCACATCACAGGCCTACCAGAGCCAGACGCAGGTCGTCGCCGAAGGAATCGACGACCACGGCTACGTCTACGCCGGCCCCCGCGCGAAGCGCCTGACCGCCGAGCAGTTCATGGATACCGTCTGGCAACTCACCGGCGCCGCCCCGACGCGGTACGACGCCCCGGTCCTCCGCGGCAAACCCGATCCGGCCGCCGAGAACACAGCCCCGACCGGGAAATGGATCTGGTCGCGGGCGGAAGCGGGTGACGCTCCCGCGGGAGAGACGATCGCCTTCCGGAAGAAATTCGACCTGCCCGCCGCCCCCACCTTCGGCCTGGCGGTGGCGACATGCGACAACAGCTACACGCTGTTCGTGAACGGCCAGCGGGCCGGCGCCGGCGAAAACTGGGAGGCCCCCGACGCCATCCTGCTGACGCCGCACTTGAAGGCGGGACCGAACGAATTCCTGATCGTCGCCAAGAACGGCGGCGCCAGTCCCAACCCGGCGGGTCTGTTCTGCGAAGCCCGCCTCAAGCTGGCCGACGGTTCCCCGGTGACCATTGCGACCGCCAACGACTGGGAATGGACGGCGACGCAGCCCGAGCGGAACGGCCGGTACAAGTCCGAGCCGACCGACTGGCAGCCAGCAGCCCCGGTCGCACATCCGGAAGTCTGGGCCAACCGGCTGCAGGAGACGCTGGCGGCGACCTTGAGTCAGGGATCCACGAGCGCAGGACTGATGGTCCGGGCCTCGCTGGTGAAAAGCGACTTCCTGATGCGCTCCCTCGGTCGACCGAATCGGGACCAGATCGTCAGCGTCCGCCCCGAACAGCTCACGACGCTCGAAGCGATGGATCTCTCCAACGGACAGGTGCTGGCTGAAGCGCTCCACCGTGGAGCCGGGAACATTCTCGCCCGCAACCCGACGACTCCGGCCGACTGCGTGCGGGACCTGTATCGCTTCGCTCTCAGCCGGAATCCCACGCCCGACGAATCCTCGGCCCTGCAGGCCGCCCTGGGAAATCCACTGACCGAGGCCGGCCTGGAAGATGTCCTGTGGGCCATCGTGATGCTCCCTGAGTTCCAGCTCGTGCGATAA
- a CDS encoding DUF6798 domain-containing protein: MSAAPDTLSQPRFDRTAWLVLWGGLLAYSLAAAPVPYVNEPHYLCKARHFWDPTWCRGDLFLESFNAHAVFYELMGWWTTWLPFAVVAWLGRVVALGWLAAGFVSALQPMVGSRTRIWLIVAGWLALQACGSFSGEWVVGGIEGKVFAYAGLLCAWGALCRGRLVIAGLWTGIAMAFHPVVGGWGLLAALGAILVARLTGSRLLPQSADVSWLRTLTAAGLLVIAALPGLVPALRMLGQPVATNVRFAGTYLQVYHRLGHHLDPMLFPWNGYACYGLLLGLLLILGWRQRSQPLLRAICLVTLCAVAFALAGVAIGYGSRPPQQMPWYESRMHLLKFYPFRLADALLPLAVCVLVVQHIKAGPRLLGSLAGLLLIAALARGGSLAAEYRLAKEQNPDWIAGCHWLRDHAPADSLVMTPHDSWSFKWYAGLPEYVNFKDCPQDAAGIVEWNRRLLFQQKWFQEHYADQFYSTTELRDLSQKTGTAYLITDHLGPMEPTPVFEQGAIRIYDLRAPAAAQSPASPR; encoded by the coding sequence ATGTCCGCAGCCCCAGACACACTGTCGCAGCCCCGGTTTGACCGGACTGCATGGCTCGTGCTGTGGGGGGGCTTGCTGGCGTACTCCCTGGCGGCGGCCCCCGTGCCGTACGTCAATGAGCCGCACTATCTCTGCAAGGCCCGGCACTTCTGGGATCCGACCTGGTGCCGGGGCGATCTGTTTCTGGAATCGTTCAACGCCCACGCGGTGTTCTACGAGCTGATGGGCTGGTGGACGACCTGGCTCCCGTTCGCGGTCGTCGCCTGGCTGGGGCGCGTCGTGGCTCTGGGATGGCTCGCGGCGGGGTTCGTCTCGGCCTTGCAGCCGATGGTCGGCAGCCGGACGCGGATCTGGCTGATCGTCGCCGGCTGGCTGGCGCTGCAGGCCTGCGGCAGCTTTTCGGGCGAATGGGTTGTGGGGGGGATTGAGGGGAAAGTCTTCGCCTACGCGGGACTCCTTTGTGCCTGGGGGGCGCTCTGCCGCGGTCGCCTGGTCATCGCCGGGCTCTGGACCGGAATCGCGATGGCCTTTCATCCGGTCGTCGGCGGCTGGGGGCTCCTCGCCGCACTGGGAGCAATCCTCGTCGCGCGACTGACCGGCAGTCGACTCCTGCCACAATCAGCCGACGTCTCCTGGCTTCGAACTCTGACGGCCGCCGGCCTCCTGGTGATCGCGGCCTTGCCCGGGCTGGTCCCTGCCCTCCGAATGCTCGGCCAGCCCGTTGCGACAAACGTCCGTTTTGCAGGAACCTACCTGCAGGTCTATCACCGGCTGGGACATCATCTCGACCCGATGCTCTTTCCGTGGAACGGTTACGCATGTTACGGGCTGCTGCTGGGACTGCTGCTGATTCTGGGCTGGCGGCAGCGTTCGCAGCCGCTGCTCCGGGCGATCTGCCTGGTCACGCTCTGCGCAGTTGCGTTTGCACTGGCGGGAGTCGCAATCGGATACGGCTCCCGTCCGCCGCAGCAGATGCCCTGGTATGAGTCTCGCATGCATCTGCTGAAGTTCTATCCCTTCCGACTCGCCGACGCCTTGCTGCCGCTGGCGGTCTGCGTGCTGGTCGTCCAGCACATCAAAGCCGGCCCGCGGCTCCTGGGGAGTCTGGCGGGGCTGTTGCTGATCGCCGCGCTGGCTCGCGGCGGGAGTCTCGCGGCCGAGTACCGGCTGGCGAAGGAGCAGAACCCCGACTGGATCGCCGGCTGCCATTGGCTGCGCGACCATGCTCCGGCAGATTCGCTGGTCATGACTCCGCATGATTCGTGGTCGTTCAAGTGGTACGCCGGTTTGCCGGAATACGTGAACTTCAAGGACTGCCCGCAGGACGCGGCGGGGATCGTGGAATGGAATCGCCGGCTGCTGTTTCAGCAGAAGTGGTTCCAGGAGCATTACGCCGACCAGTTCTACTCGACGACCGAGCTGCGAGATCTGTCGCAGAAAACCGGGACGGCTTACCTGATCACAGACCACCTCGGACCGATGGAGCCCACGCCAGTCTTCGAACAGGGCGCCATTCGCATCTATGACCTGCGAGCGCCGGCCGCCGCGCAGTCGCCAGCTTCGCCGCGCTGA
- a CDS encoding RNA polymerase subunit sigma, whose protein sequence is MSGPIVRTGTTPKFWENFDQAFGKKKTAAAPAKAAAKVTKKATKKAAAKKATKKK, encoded by the coding sequence ATGAGCGGCCCCATCGTCCGGACCGGCACCACGCCCAAATTCTGGGAAAACTTCGATCAGGCCTTCGGCAAAAAGAAGACCGCCGCGGCCCCGGCCAAAGCCGCCGCCAAGGTGACGAAGAAGGCCACCAAGAAGGCCGCCGCCAAGAAGGCGACGAAGAAGAAGTAG